In the Devosia sp. SL43 genome, one interval contains:
- a CDS encoding DUF4189 domain-containing protein has translation MRAFLRTLLAVALLLASYPVSVAQAAFSPKQMGPECVEIYRDWLTQPSPRAFALSTNNVDCGAAWAHTTVDEARTDALDRCNSTGAPGCVVVAEDATPLPSVTVGDAVLIGDCTADYAVWLEQAGPKSFYATEDGRSCGSAWSYDTLQQTRKEARRLCVQYGDPCTEISVVE, from the coding sequence ATGCGAGCATTTTTGAGGACACTCCTGGCGGTAGCACTCCTACTGGCCAGCTACCCGGTTAGCGTGGCGCAGGCCGCGTTCTCGCCCAAGCAGATGGGCCCCGAATGCGTGGAGATTTATCGCGACTGGCTGACGCAGCCATCGCCTCGCGCCTTTGCGCTATCCACCAACAATGTCGACTGCGGCGCCGCCTGGGCGCATACGACAGTTGATGAGGCGCGCACCGACGCTCTCGACCGCTGCAACAGCACCGGCGCACCCGGTTGCGTCGTCGTTGCCGAAGATGCGACGCCGCTGCCCAGCGTCACGGTGGGCGACGCTGTGCTGATCGGCGACTGCACGGCCGACTACGCGGTCTGGCTGGAGCAGGCAGGACCCAAGTCGTTCTACGCGACGGAAGATGGCCGCAGCTGCGGTTCGGCCTGGAGCTACGACACGCTGCAGCAGACCCGCAAGGAAGCGCGACGGCTCTGTGTGCAATATGGCGACCCTTGCACGGAAATTTCGGTGGTGGAGTAG